Genomic segment of Bacteroides intestinalis DSM 17393:
GTTGCAACGCCGTCTGACTGCACGCTTGTTGTTTGTTACCGCATTCTCTTATTATTTTTATTATAAAAGTAGCGGAACTTACTTTTTCCTGCTGGCACTTGTCACGGTTACCGATTTCTTTATTGCCCGTCTTATGGCATCCTCCTCTGTGCGTTGGCAGCGCAAGGTGTGGGTGTTAGTGAGTCTTGTTATCAATCTTGGCCTGCTTTGTTATTTCAAATATACCAATTTCCTGGGAGATGTCTTCGCTTCGCTGGTAGGTGGTACGTTCCACCATTACGATATATTCCTCCCTGTGGGTATTTCTTTCTTTACTTTCCAGTCACTTAGCTATACCATCGATGTTTATCGCAAAGATATAACCCCTCTTACCAATTTGCTGGATTATGCTTTTTATGTATCTTTCTTCCCGCAATTGGTGGCAGGCCCTATTGTGCGTGCCCGTGATTTTATCCCACAGATACGCCGCCCTTTGTTCGTATCCCATGAGATGTTCGGAAGGGGGATATTCTTGATTGCAAGCGGTTTGTTCAAGAAAGCGATTATTTCGGATTATATCAGTGTGAACTTTGTAGAACGTATTTTTGATAATCCTACGCTCTATTCCGGAGTCGAGAATCTGATGGGTGTTTATGGATATGCTTTGCAAATCTATTGCGATTTCTCAGGTTACAGTGATATGGCTATCGGAATAGCTTTGTTGTTAGGTTTTCATTTTAATAAGAACTTTGACTCTCCTTATAAGTCGGCCTCTATTACGGAGTTTTGGCGGCGTTGGCATATCTCACTTTCCAGTTGGCTGAAAGATTATCTTTATATCTCTTTGGGTGGAAACCGGAAAGGAAAAATCCGTCAGTATGCCAACCTTATCATAACCATGTTTTTGGGTGGTTTGTGGCATGGTGCTTCCTGGAATTTTGTCATTTGGGGATTGTTCCATGGCATTGCTTTGGCGGCACATAAATTCTGGATGACGTTGACCGGAAGAAAGAAAGGGGAAGAAAGCCACGGCATCCGCCGTTTCTTTGGTATACTTATCACATTCCACTTTGTTTGTTTCTGCTGGATATTCTTCCGCAATGCGGACTTTTCCACTTCATTGGATATGATCAAACAGATCTGTACCACTTTCCGCCCGCAACTTTTTCCGCAATTGATTGCAGGCTATTGGGAAGTGTTTGCACTGATGGCATTGGGGTTCTGCCTGCATTTCTGCCCCGATCGTTGGGAGAATGCTTGTTGTAAAACAGTGATCCGCCTCCCCCTGATGGGAAAGGCGGTTCTGATGCTTGCTTTAATTTACTTGGTAATCCAGATGAAGAGTACGGAGATTCAGCCTTTCATTTACTTCCAGTTCTGATAGTCTCACTCTCAAACTCTTTCAGTTCTGCCAGTCCTTGCTCTACTTCTTTGATTTTTTGTTCGTGCAGCTTCAGTTTCGTATAACTGTAGATGCAGCCTATAATCATTACTGCCAATACAGGTAGGAAAGCGTAGGGATTGGTAATTTTACTCTCTGAAATCATAAAGATTATTACGGAGCCAAGGCCGAGAATGGTA
This window contains:
- a CDS encoding MBOAT family O-acyltransferase encodes the protein MIMWDIDFNRLRDVFVYDPQAPMIFSSGIFLWLFAAFILVYLLLQRRLTARLLFVTAFSYYFYYKSSGTYFFLLALVTVTDFFIARLMASSSVRWQRKVWVLVSLVINLGLLCYFKYTNFLGDVFASLVGGTFHHYDIFLPVGISFFTFQSLSYTIDVYRKDITPLTNLLDYAFYVSFFPQLVAGPIVRARDFIPQIRRPLFVSHEMFGRGIFLIASGLFKKAIISDYISVNFVERIFDNPTLYSGVENLMGVYGYALQIYCDFSGYSDMAIGIALLLGFHFNKNFDSPYKSASITEFWRRWHISLSSWLKDYLYISLGGNRKGKIRQYANLIITMFLGGLWHGASWNFVIWGLFHGIALAAHKFWMTLTGRKKGEESHGIRRFFGILITFHFVCFCWIFFRNADFSTSLDMIKQICTTFRPQLFPQLIAGYWEVFALMALGFCLHFCPDRWENACCKTVIRLPLMGKAVLMLALIYLVIQMKSTEIQPFIYFQF